Genomic DNA from Pistricoccus aurantiacus:
AAGCGCGTCGAATCGCCTCGTTCCGCGAGTCGCGCCACGTTGGGGCCGCCGGGATAATCCAGGCCAAGCATCTTGGCGGCCTTGTCGAAGGCTTCTCCGGCGGCGTCGTCCACGGATTCCCCCAGCAGCCGGTATTTGCCCAGCCCGCGCACTTCCACCAGCTGGGTATGGCCGCCGGACACCAGCAGCGCGACGAAGGGAAAGGCCGGCGGCTCGCTTTCGAGCATCGGCGCCAGCAGGTGGCCTTCCATGTGATGAACGCCGAGTACCGGGATGCCAAGCGCCCGGGCCAATCCATGCGCGGTGGTCGCGCCGACCATCAGCGCGCCTACCAGGCCAGGGCCGGCGGTATAGGCGATGCCATCCAGATCCCGCCGCTCGAGATTCGCCTGATCGAGCACTTCCTGAATCAGCGGCAGCAGTTTGCGGGTGTGATCCCGAGAGGCAAGCTCCGGCACCACGCCGCCGTAGTCCGCGTGCATGGCGATCTGGCTATACAAGGCGTCGGCAACAAGGCCGCGCTCGGTGTCGAAAATGGCGACGC
This window encodes:
- the tsaD gene encoding tRNA (adenosine(37)-N6)-threonylcarbamoyltransferase complex transferase subunit TsaD produces the protein MRVLGIETSCDETGVAIFDTERGLVADALYSQIAMHADYGGVVPELASRDHTRKLLPLIQEVLDQANLERRDLDGIAYTAGPGLVGALMVGATTAHGLARALGIPVLGVHHMEGHLLAPMLESEPPAFPFVALLVSGGHTQLVEVRGLGKYRLLGESVDDAAGEAFDKAAKMLGLDYPGGPNVARLAERGDSTRFRFPRPMTDRPGLDFSFSGLKTHTLTTLRKLQSAGQLDEQGKADIARAFEDAVVDTLTIKCRRALDQTGLKRLVIAGGVSANTRLRERLSGEAEKRGARVFYPRGRFCTDNGAMIAYVGAQRLLAGERDDSVMKALPRWSLEGLQPPRTPND